The Pirellulales bacterium DNA window AGCGGCAGCAACGTGGAGAGCAGGCGAAACAAGGTCGATTTTCCGCCGCCGTTGGGGCCCAGGAACACAAACACTTCCCCCGGGGCAATTTCAAACGACACTTCTTTCAAGGCCTGCCGCTGGCCGTAGAAATGGCTAACACCGTCGACAGCAATGGCGGGCAAGTTACTCATGACTCAGGTTCGGTCGCCGAATGCTCCGCCGGGCGCGGAGCAGGCTGATCGGGCCGCGGCTCAGCCGAGTAAAATTTCTTTTCTTCAGAGGCATGGTGCAATCGCAGGCCGACGTCGGGCACCAGCATCAAAATCAAAAAAATCGACATCAGCATCGCCGGAATCGTCAACACAAATTTCCAATTGGCTTCCCACCAAATATGCATGAAGCACAAAATCACCAACAGCGCTTTGGTGCAGGACACCGCCATCATCATCATGTCGCTCTCGGCACGGGAGAAATGCGAACGCCACCAGTTCGAAGTGGTGCAAAACGAAAGCGTGGTCAGAAAACACAGTGCAATAAACACGTAAATGTATTTGGCGTTGCCGCCGGAATGACCAGCATGGCCGCTGTGTGCGCCGTGGTCGTCATGCCCGTGGGCGCCAGCGCCTTGCACATCGTGTGCGGGTCCTGTGCCGTGCGTTTCCACTACCGGTCCGTGCGATTGCGATGAATGTTCCGACATCGGCGAACTCCAAAAGCGAATTGCTAATCGCTAACTGCTGACTCAGTTCAAAACAAATACAACAGCGGGAACAGGAAAATCCACACCAGGTCGACAAAGTGCCAATACAAGCCGGTATTTTCCAGAAATCCCGCTCGCGAGGCGTTTAACTCCATCGTCATCAAAATCACAAATACAATCAATCCAACAATCACGTGCAGGGCGTGAAAGCCGGTCAGCAAAAAATACGTGCTGGCCCACAGGTTGCCGCCGGGAACGACAAACGGCAGCTTAATCCACGAATATTGCTCGTTCAGCCCCGGGTGCTCTTCCTTTTCCCAGGGCAGACCGGAGGCATTTTCGTCCGGGGGTGGATAAATTTTGTTGGTCACCTGCACCAGATCAACGGTCGGGTCTTCCAACTTCAAATCCGTCGATAAAT harbors:
- a CDS encoding cytochrome C oxidase subunit IV family protein, translating into MSEHSSQSHGPVVETHGTGPAHDVQGAGAHGHDDHGAHSGHAGHSGGNAKYIYVFIALCFLTTLSFCTTSNWWRSHFSRAESDMMMMAVSCTKALLVILCFMHIWWEANWKFVLTIPAMLMSIFLILMLVPDVGLRLHHASEEKKFYSAEPRPDQPAPRPAEHSATEPES